Proteins encoded by one window of Ramlibacter tataouinensis:
- the leuC gene encoding 3-isopropylmalate dehydratase large subunit, with the protein MGRTLYDKIWDEHVIHTEEDGTAILYIDRHLVHEVTSPQAFEGLREAGRKVWRISSVVATADHNTPTTGWERGYDGIDDPISKEQVTTLDRNIGEFGAAAYFPFLSKRQGIVHVIGPEQGATLPGMTVVCGDSHTSTHGAFGALAHGIGTSEVEHVLATQTLLAKKARNMLVKVEGQLARGVTAKDIVLAIIGRIGTAGGTGYTIEFGGSAIRSLSMEGRMTVCNMAIEAGARAGMVAVDDKTIEYVKGRPLAPTGVEWEQAVAYWRTLHSDPDAKFDTVVELDAAQIIPQVTWGTSPEMVLGVDARVPDPDKEKDATKRGAIERALTYMGLEPGKPIDDIFIDKVFIGSCTNSRIEDMREAASVVKKLGQKVAKNVKLAMVVPGSGVVKEQAEREGLHEIFKAAGFEWREPGCSMCLAMNADRLEPGERCASTSNRNFEGRQGAGGRTHLVSPAMAAAAAVHGHFVDIRKII; encoded by the coding sequence ATGGGACGCACCCTCTACGACAAGATCTGGGACGAGCACGTCATCCACACCGAGGAAGACGGCACGGCCATCCTCTACATCGACCGCCACCTGGTGCACGAAGTCACCAGCCCGCAGGCCTTCGAAGGACTGCGCGAGGCCGGCCGCAAGGTCTGGCGCATCAGCTCGGTGGTGGCCACGGCCGACCACAACACCCCCACCACGGGCTGGGAGCGCGGTTACGACGGCATCGACGACCCGATCAGCAAGGAGCAGGTGACCACGCTGGACCGCAACATCGGCGAGTTCGGCGCGGCCGCCTACTTCCCGTTCCTGTCCAAGCGCCAGGGCATCGTGCACGTGATCGGCCCCGAGCAGGGCGCCACGCTGCCGGGCATGACGGTGGTCTGCGGCGACTCGCACACCTCCACCCACGGGGCGTTCGGGGCGCTGGCACACGGCATCGGCACCAGCGAGGTCGAGCACGTGCTGGCCACCCAGACGCTGCTGGCCAAGAAGGCCAGGAACATGCTGGTCAAGGTCGAGGGGCAGCTGGCCCGCGGCGTGACTGCCAAGGACATCGTGCTGGCCATCATCGGCCGGATCGGCACCGCCGGCGGCACCGGCTACACCATCGAGTTCGGCGGCTCGGCGATCCGCTCGCTGTCGATGGAAGGCCGCATGACGGTCTGCAACATGGCGATCGAGGCCGGCGCCCGCGCCGGGATGGTGGCGGTGGACGACAAGACCATCGAGTACGTCAAGGGCCGGCCGCTCGCGCCGACCGGCGTCGAGTGGGAGCAGGCGGTCGCCTACTGGCGCACGCTGCACTCCGATCCCGACGCGAAGTTCGACACGGTGGTCGAGCTGGACGCGGCGCAGATCATCCCGCAGGTGACCTGGGGCACCTCGCCCGAGATGGTGCTGGGCGTGGACGCCCGCGTGCCCGACCCCGACAAGGAGAAGGACGCCACCAAGCGCGGCGCGATCGAGCGCGCGCTGACCTACATGGGCCTGGAGCCCGGCAAGCCGATCGACGACATCTTCATCGACAAGGTGTTCATCGGCTCGTGCACCAACAGCCGCATCGAGGACATGCGCGAGGCCGCGTCGGTGGTCAAGAAACTGGGGCAGAAAGTCGCGAAGAACGTCAAGCTGGCCATGGTGGTGCCGGGCTCCGGCGTGGTGAAGGAGCAGGCCGAGCGCGAAGGCCTGCACGAGATCTTCAAGGCGGCCGGCTTCGAGTGGCGCGAGCCGGGCTGCTCGATGTGCCTGGCCATGAACGCCGACCGGCTGGAGCCGGGCGAGCGCTGCGCCTCCACCAGCAACCGCAACTTCGAAGGCCGCCAGGGAGCCGGCGGCCGCACGCACCTGGTCAGCCCCGCCATGGCCGCCGCCGCGGCCGTGCACGGCCATTTCGTCGACATCCGAAAAATCATCTAG
- a CDS encoding BON domain-containing protein — MKQARWLVVAAALACTAAAQERRNWFDDPFVQVTAALPGCPVPAPPGMTEEEMRAEAHVRAQHGTSCYRVGRCRLPNSYLYDKELIPRVAQYLRMDGRFDDTSVWVVGERRLVTLMGCVRTREQAEQMEKAVLLVDDVMAWPIS, encoded by the coding sequence ATGAAGCAGGCGCGCTGGCTTGTCGTTGCTGCGGCCCTGGCATGCACGGCCGCGGCGCAGGAGCGGCGCAACTGGTTCGACGATCCTTTCGTGCAGGTCACCGCCGCCCTGCCGGGCTGTCCGGTGCCCGCCCCGCCCGGCATGACCGAAGAGGAAATGCGGGCCGAGGCGCACGTGCGGGCCCAGCACGGCACCAGTTGCTACCGGGTCGGCCGCTGCCGGCTGCCGAATTCCTACCTGTACGACAAGGAGCTGATCCCGCGCGTGGCGCAGTACCTGCGCATGGATGGCCGCTTTGACGACACCAGCGTCTGGGTGGTGGGCGAGCGGCGGCTGGTCACGCTGATGGGTTGCGTGCGGACCCGCGAGCAGGCCGAGCAGATGGAAAAGGCGGTGCTGCTGGTCGATGACGTGATGGCGTGGCCAATTTCCTGA